The following are encoded in a window of Heteronotia binoei isolate CCM8104 ecotype False Entrance Well chromosome 9, APGP_CSIRO_Hbin_v1, whole genome shotgun sequence genomic DNA:
- the LRRTM1 gene encoding leucine-rich repeat transmembrane neuronal protein 1 has protein sequence MDFLLIGVCLNWLLRKPPGWILCTLALFCKMLPAVNSGCPLLCRCEGRLLYCESLNLTEMPHNLSGVMGLSLRYNSLSELRDGQFTGLMQLTWLYLDHNHICSVEGNVFQKLRRVKELTLSSNKITQLPNTTFRPMPNLRSVDLSYNNLQALEPDLFHGLRKLTTLHMRSNALKFVPVRIFQDCRSLKFLDIGYNQLKSLARNSFAGLFKLTELHLEHNDLVKVNLAHFPRLIALHSLCLRRNKVTIVVNSLDWVWKLEKLDLSGNEIEYIEPHVFESVPHLQSLQLDSNRLTYIHPRILNSWKSLTSISLSANVWDCGRNICALASWLSSFKGRYDSNLLCATPEYAQGEDVLDAVYAFHLCEDAMDQTTEGHLQSAVANNSDQLFSYSPATLNYDVQETEGDRTTNAVMVTVPGENSENAVQIHKVVTGTMALIFSFLIVVLVLYVSWKCFPASLRQLRQCFVTQRRKQKQKQTMHQMAAMSAQEYYVDYKPNHIEGALVIINEYGSCTCHQPPARECEV, from the coding sequence ATGGATTTCCTTCTTATTGGTGTCTGTTTAAACTGGCTACTGAGGAAGCCCCCGGGGTGGATTCTGTGCACGCTGGCCCTCTTTTGCAAAATGCTTCCAGCCGTGAATAGTGGGTGTCCTCTCCTCTGCCGGTGCGAGGGGAGGCTATTGTACTGCGAGTCCCTGAACCTCACCGAAATGCCGCACAACCTGTCGGGCGTGATGGGCTTGTCGTTGCGGTACAACAGCCTTTCGGAGCTGCGCGACGGACAGTTCACAGGGTTAATGCAACTCACGTGGCTCTATCTGGATCACAATCACATCTGCTCGGTGGAGGGGAATGTCTTTCAAAAGCTGCGGAGGGTGAAGGAACTCACGCTGAGCTCCAACAAAATCACCCAGCTACCCAACACCACCTTCCGGCCCATGCCCAACTTGCGCAGTGTGGATTTATCCTACAACAACCTGCAGGCTCTGGAGCCGGACCTGTTCCACGGGCTGCGGAAGCTGACGACTTTGCACATGAGGTCCAACGCCCTCAAGTTTGTGCCCGTCCGCATCTTCCAGGACTGCCGTAGCCTCAAGTTCTTGGACATAGGATACAATCAGTTGAAAAGCCTGGCTCGAAACTCTTTTGCCGGCTTGTTCAAACTCACCGAGTTGcacctggagcacaatgacttggTGAAAGTGAACTTGGCCCATTTCCCCAGGCTTATTGCCCTGCACTCCCTCTGCCTGCGGAGGAATAAGGTCACGATTGTGGTCAACTCCTTGGACTGGGTGTGGAAACTGGAAAAGCTGGACCTCTCGGGCAACGAGATCGAATACATCGAGCCGCATGTGTTTGAGAGTGTACCTCACCTCCAGTCCCTGCAGCTGGACTCCAACCGGCTCACCTACATCCACCCGAGGATCCTCAACTCCTGGAAGTCCCTCACGAGCATCAGCCTTTCTGCCAATGTCTGGGATTGTGGCCGCAACATCTGTGCCTTGGCCTCATGGCTGAGCAGCTTTAAGGGCCGCTATGACAGTAACTTGCTCTGTGCCACGCCTGAGTACGCGCAGGGCGAGGACGTCTTAGATGCGGTCTACGCTTTTCACTTGTGCGAGGACGCAATGGACCAGACCACCGAGGGTCACCTGCAGTCGGCTGTGGCCAACAACAGCGACCAGCTGTTCAGCTACAGCCCTGCCACCCTCAACTACGACGTGCAGGAGACCGAAGGGGACCGGACGACCAATGCCGTCATGGTGACTGTGCCCGGCGAGAACAGCGAGAACGCTGTTCAGATCCACAAGGTGGTCACGGGGACCATGGCCCTCATCTTCTCCTTCCTCATCGTGGTCCTCGTGTTGTACGTTTCCTGGAAGTGTTTCCCGGCCAGCCTCAGGCAACTGAGGCAGTGCTTTGTGACACAGCGCCGGAAGCAGAAGCAAAAACAGACCATGCATCAGATGGCCGCCATGTCGGCCCAGGAGTATTACGTTGACTACAAGCCCAATCACATCGAGGGCGCTCTGGTGATCATTAACGAGTATGGATCCTGTACTTGCCACCAACCACCAGCAAGGGAATGTGAGGTGTGA